One genomic segment of Lysobacter sp. 5GHs7-4 includes these proteins:
- a CDS encoding M23 family metallopeptidase, with protein MRPCAVALATLALAVCAAAPTVSAQQSTAPVATPAADGVDARVVFPASVQQGAMVIGKVPAGASVRYGARTLRATAYGSVVFGIGREQAAPVEVEVIDAQGRSQRVSIAVTPRDWPIEQINGVPPKTVNPPPEIAERIRREQALVTAARDRDDERADFAQAFVWPVRGRISGRFGNQRVYNGQPGSAHSGMDIAAASGTPVLAPAAGVVTFAAPDLYLTGGTLLLDHGHGISSNFLHLSRIDVKVGDRIAQGQVVGAVGATGRATGPHLHWGMNWFDVRIDPLLVLERGDAVRAGGK; from the coding sequence ATGAGGCCTTGCGCGGTCGCGCTGGCGACGCTGGCGCTGGCCGTGTGCGCGGCGGCTCCGACCGTCTCGGCGCAGCAGTCCACAGCACCGGTCGCGACGCCCGCCGCCGACGGCGTCGACGCGCGCGTGGTGTTTCCCGCTTCGGTGCAGCAGGGCGCGATGGTGATCGGCAAGGTGCCGGCCGGCGCCAGCGTGCGCTACGGCGCGCGCACGCTGCGCGCCACGGCGTACGGATCGGTGGTGTTCGGCATCGGCCGCGAACAGGCCGCGCCGGTGGAGGTCGAGGTGATCGACGCGCAAGGCCGCAGCCAGCGCGTGAGCATCGCGGTGACGCCGCGCGACTGGCCGATCGAACAGATCAACGGCGTGCCGCCCAAGACCGTGAACCCGCCGCCGGAGATCGCCGAGCGCATCCGCCGCGAACAGGCCCTGGTCACGGCCGCGCGCGACCGCGACGACGAGCGCGCCGATTTCGCCCAGGCCTTCGTGTGGCCGGTGCGCGGCCGCATCAGCGGGCGCTTCGGCAATCAGCGCGTGTACAACGGCCAGCCCGGCAGCGCGCATTCGGGCATGGACATCGCCGCCGCCAGCGGCACGCCGGTGCTGGCGCCGGCCGCCGGCGTGGTCACCTTCGCCGCGCCCGACCTGTACCTGACCGGCGGCACCCTGCTGCTGGATCACGGCCACGGCATCAGCTCCAACTTCCTGCACCTGTCGCGCATCGACGTGAAAGTCGGCGACCGCATCGCCCAGGGCCAAGTCGTGGGCGCGGTCGGCGCGACCGGCCGCGCGACCGGGCCGCACCTGCATTGGGGCATGAACTGGTTCGACGTGCGCATCGACCCGCTGCTGGTGCTGGAACGCGGCGACGCGGTGCGCGCGGGCGGCAAGTAG
- a CDS encoding dihydroorotase, whose amino-acid sequence MPSTLIVNARLVNEGREYDGDLRIEDGRIAQIGAGLSARDGEAVVDAAGRRLLPGMIDDQVHFREPGMEYKADIATESAAAVAGGLTTFMDMPNTNPPTLNADALEDKYRRAAGRAWGNYGFYLGASNDNLEAIQRLDPRTAPGVKVFMGASTGNMLVDDPVTLDAIFRDVPTPIITHCEDTPMIDAELARYKAKYGDDIPAECHPDIRSRQACKKSTELAISLARKHNTRLHVLHISTADELALFQPGPIEGKRITAETCIHFLRFDRADYAALGHLIKCNPAIKDASDREALIRAVAEDVIDVLATDHAPHTLEEKARPYTSAPSGLPLVQYALNAALELVHEGHLSTAQVVNKFAHAPAKLFDVEGRGFLREGYAADLVLIDDTPFTVRREDVLSKCGWSPFEGRTFHSRIASTWVNGVLAWDGARLVGAANGQRLAFAR is encoded by the coding sequence ATGCCATCGACACTGATCGTCAACGCCCGCCTGGTCAACGAAGGTCGCGAGTACGACGGCGACCTGCGCATCGAGGACGGCCGCATCGCCCAGATCGGCGCGGGCCTGTCCGCGCGCGACGGCGAGGCGGTGGTCGACGCCGCCGGCCGCCGCCTGCTGCCGGGCATGATCGACGACCAGGTCCACTTCCGCGAGCCCGGCATGGAGTACAAGGCCGACATCGCGACCGAGTCGGCCGCGGCGGTCGCCGGCGGGCTGACCACGTTCATGGACATGCCCAACACCAATCCGCCGACGCTCAACGCCGATGCGCTGGAGGACAAGTACCGCCGGGCCGCCGGCCGCGCCTGGGGCAATTACGGGTTCTACCTGGGCGCCAGCAACGACAATCTGGAAGCGATCCAACGCCTGGATCCGCGCACCGCGCCGGGCGTGAAGGTGTTCATGGGCGCGTCCACCGGCAACATGCTGGTCGACGACCCGGTCACCCTGGACGCGATCTTCCGCGACGTGCCGACGCCGATCATCACCCATTGCGAAGACACGCCGATGATCGACGCCGAACTGGCCCGCTACAAGGCCAAGTACGGCGACGACATTCCGGCCGAATGCCACCCCGATATCCGCTCGCGCCAGGCCTGCAAGAAGTCCACCGAGTTGGCGATCTCGCTGGCGCGCAAGCACAACACGCGTTTGCACGTGCTGCACATCAGCACCGCCGACGAGTTGGCGCTGTTCCAGCCCGGCCCGATCGAGGGCAAGCGCATCACCGCCGAGACCTGCATCCACTTCCTGCGCTTCGACCGCGCCGACTACGCCGCGCTGGGCCACCTGATCAAGTGCAATCCGGCGATCAAGGACGCCAGCGACCGCGAGGCGCTGATCCGCGCGGTGGCCGAGGACGTGATCGACGTGCTGGCCACCGATCACGCGCCGCACACGCTGGAAGAGAAGGCGCGGCCGTACACCTCGGCGCCCAGCGGCCTGCCGCTGGTGCAGTACGCGCTCAACGCCGCGCTGGAGCTGGTCCACGAGGGCCATCTGAGCACCGCGCAGGTGGTGAACAAGTTCGCCCATGCGCCGGCCAAGCTGTTCGATGTCGAAGGCCGCGGCTTCCTGCGCGAGGGCTACGCCGCCGACCTGGTGCTGATCGACGACACGCCGTTCACGGTGCGCCGCGAGGACGTGCTGTCCAAGTGCGGCTGGTCGCCGTTCGAGGGCCGCACCTTCCATTCGCGCATCGCCTCGACCTGGGTCAACGGCGTACTGGCCTGGGACGGCGCGCGCCTGGTCGGCGCGGCCAACGGACAGCGCCTGGCGTTCGCGCGATGA
- the yidD gene encoding membrane protein insertion efficiency factor YidD, protein MIDRLLIVLLRGYKRWISPLLGPRCRFYPTCSEYAMQAIARFGAFKGSWLALRRILRCHPLHPGGHDPVPPLDPGKHSCHRH, encoded by the coding sequence GTGATCGACCGCCTCCTCATCGTCCTGCTACGCGGTTACAAGCGCTGGATCAGTCCACTGCTGGGGCCGCGTTGCCGCTTCTATCCGACCTGCTCGGAGTACGCGATGCAGGCGATCGCCCGTTTCGGCGCCTTCAAGGGCAGCTGGCTCGCCTTGCGGCGGATCCTGCGCTGTCATCCCCTGCACCCTGGCGGCCACGATCCGGTGCCGCCCCTGGACCCCGGAAAGCACTCATGCCATCGACACTGA
- the dksA gene encoding RNA polymerase-binding protein DksA: protein MAVKKPAKKAAKAAKKTVKPAVKKAASSKTAASKTATKKPAAKKPAAKVAAKKPVAKPAAKKPAAKAPAAKQPAKKAAPVKKPAPKPAAKKSPVVAKKAAPVKKPAAKPAAPVKQTAAASKAAVKKPVVAPAAAARKPEPKPTVVKQPAASPPTKTAPVAAPASKNAPAKSTVTQPASSKSPAAATPAAKPAATRPVGKVAVAVAAKPQAPAPKGKVKVVPYQTDDATGRPIVPQGYRPAADEEYMSPLQLEYFRQRLLSWRGDLVEESKQTIENLKDEVRDVGDEAERATRETENSLELRTRDRYRKLISKIDSTLKRVDSGDYGFCVDTGEEIGLERLEARLTAERTIDAQERWEHLQKQMGD from the coding sequence GTGGCAGTGAAAAAACCTGCGAAGAAGGCCGCCAAGGCGGCCAAGAAGACCGTCAAGCCGGCCGTGAAGAAGGCCGCCTCCTCCAAGACTGCGGCCAGCAAAACCGCGACCAAGAAGCCGGCGGCGAAGAAGCCCGCGGCCAAGGTCGCCGCCAAGAAGCCGGTCGCCAAGCCCGCAGCCAAGAAACCGGCCGCGAAGGCGCCTGCCGCGAAGCAGCCCGCCAAGAAGGCCGCGCCGGTCAAGAAGCCCGCGCCGAAGCCCGCAGCCAAGAAATCGCCGGTCGTCGCCAAGAAGGCGGCGCCCGTAAAGAAGCCCGCGGCCAAGCCCGCCGCGCCGGTCAAGCAGACCGCCGCGGCCAGTAAGGCCGCGGTCAAGAAACCCGTGGTGGCCCCGGCGGCCGCGGCAAGGAAGCCAGAGCCCAAGCCCACCGTCGTCAAGCAACCCGCCGCGAGCCCGCCGACCAAGACCGCACCGGTGGCGGCGCCCGCGAGCAAGAACGCACCCGCAAAGAGCACAGTGACCCAACCAGCCTCCAGCAAATCCCCCGCCGCTGCGACCCCCGCCGCCAAGCCCGCCGCGACCCGCCCCGTGGGCAAGGTCGCCGTGGCCGTGGCCGCCAAGCCCCAGGCGCCCGCGCCCAAGGGCAAGGTGAAGGTCGTCCCGTACCAGACCGACGACGCCACCGGCCGCCCCATCGTTCCGCAGGGCTACCGCCCGGCCGCGGACGAGGAGTACATGAGCCCGCTGCAGCTGGAGTACTTCCGCCAGCGTCTGCTGAGCTGGCGCGGCGACCTGGTCGAGGAGTCCAAGCAGACCATCGAGAACCTCAAGGACGAAGTCCGCGACGTCGGCGACGAAGCCGAGCGCGCGACCCGCGAAACCGAGAACTCGCTGGAACTGCGTACCCGCGACCGTTACCGCAAGCTGATCAGCAAGATCGACAGCACCCTCAAGCGCGTCGATTCGGGCGACTACGGTTTCTGCGTCGACACCGGCGAAGAGATCGGCCTGGAGCGCCTGGAAGCCCGCCTCACCGCCGAGCGCACCATCGATGCGCAGGAGCGTTGGGAGCATCTGCAGAAGCAGATGGGCGACTGA
- a CDS encoding MFS transporter, producing the protein MNEAATAPEPSLLHNRGFVGLLVYRLLAMMSYQIVAVTVGWHIYKLTNDTLALGLIGLTEVVPYFCFALFAGYAVDHLPRRKLGMFACLGLLLTTLMLAGVASGHLPAGAFGIGTLTIYAAIAINGVVRAFLSPVYMSLFARVLKREQFARGAGVGSVVMQTGLVVGPALGGGLIAWGGVTSAYLTSAAFALAAAIAIISLRVTEPAPAAERAPVFKSIGEGLRFVFNNQVVLGAQALDMFSVLFGGAVALLPAFIHDVLHYGPEALGILRAAPAAGAVLIGLWLARHPPQKNAGRLLLYAVAGFGLCIIGFALSRQFWLSATMLLLSGMCDGVSVVLRSTILQLSTPDEMRGRVSSINGIFIGSSNELGAFESGVAARLLGLVPSVVFGGCMTLAVVAATAKLAPKLRRLNLRDLQ; encoded by the coding sequence GTGAACGAAGCGGCGACCGCCCCCGAGCCGTCGCTGCTGCATAACCGCGGTTTCGTCGGCCTGCTGGTCTATCGCCTGCTGGCGATGATGTCCTACCAGATCGTCGCGGTGACGGTCGGCTGGCATATCTACAAGCTCACCAACGACACCCTGGCGCTGGGCCTGATCGGCCTGACCGAGGTAGTGCCCTACTTCTGTTTCGCGCTGTTCGCCGGTTACGCGGTCGACCACCTGCCGCGGCGCAAGCTGGGCATGTTCGCTTGCCTGGGCCTGTTGCTAACCACGCTGATGCTGGCCGGCGTGGCCAGCGGGCACCTGCCCGCGGGCGCGTTCGGCATCGGCACGCTGACCATCTATGCGGCGATCGCGATCAACGGCGTGGTGCGCGCGTTCCTGTCGCCGGTCTACATGTCGCTGTTCGCGCGCGTGCTCAAGCGCGAGCAGTTCGCGCGCGGCGCCGGCGTGGGCAGCGTGGTGATGCAGACCGGCCTGGTGGTCGGTCCGGCGCTGGGCGGCGGGCTGATCGCCTGGGGCGGCGTGACCTCGGCCTATCTGACTTCGGCCGCGTTCGCGCTGGCGGCGGCGATCGCGATCATTTCCCTGCGCGTGACCGAGCCGGCGCCGGCGGCCGAGCGCGCACCGGTGTTCAAGAGCATCGGCGAAGGCCTGCGCTTCGTGTTCAACAACCAGGTCGTGCTGGGCGCGCAGGCCCTGGACATGTTCTCGGTGCTGTTCGGCGGCGCGGTGGCGCTGCTGCCGGCCTTCATCCACGACGTGCTGCATTACGGGCCGGAGGCGCTGGGCATCCTGCGCGCCGCGCCGGCGGCGGGCGCGGTGCTGATCGGGCTGTGGCTGGCACGGCATCCGCCGCAGAAGAACGCCGGCCGCCTGCTGCTGTACGCGGTGGCCGGTTTCGGCCTGTGCATCATCGGCTTCGCGCTGTCGCGCCAGTTCTGGCTGTCGGCGACCATGCTGCTGCTGTCGGGCATGTGCGACGGCGTGTCGGTGGTGCTGCGCTCGACCATCCTGCAGTTGTCGACGCCCGACGAAATGCGCGGACGGGTATCGTCGATCAACGGCATCTTCATCGGCTCCTCCAACGAGCTGGGCGCGTTCGAGTCGGGCGTGGCCGCGCGCCTGCTGGGGCTGGTGCCGTCGGTGGTGTTCGGCGGCTGCATGACCCTGGCGGTGGTCGCGGCGACGGCGAAGCTGGCGCCGAAGTTGCGGCGTTTGAATCTGCGGGATTTGCAATAG